One Rosa chinensis cultivar Old Blush chromosome 3, RchiOBHm-V2, whole genome shotgun sequence DNA window includes the following coding sequences:
- the LOC112194294 gene encoding dof zinc finger protein DOF3.5 — protein MERSGWKPNDDHHHICPNCPRCGCSNTKFCYYNNYSLTQPRYFCKGCRRYWTKGGSLRNVPVGGGCRKNRRGSRSLRLSTNTTTATGSNNVNSGTIGHNSYGISSSLDPDSTSSGESNQDAPPRIDLAVVYANFLNQKPVSRSSGSDQLPEFPGELNPGLDFSSCIANMNINAGSGSSIQLVEENGLNGSIGCHSTLSENCGTINDHMYFGGLDPLIDHHQKHQDHSSDLVQYASSTHESTDHFGLPPLPDQEVLWSSSHDQMMASPIMQPTPVLGSEAHDPNLLNWSPLFDLPCNGTFSRT, from the coding sequence ATGGAGAGATCTGGATGGAAGCCAAACGATGATCATCATCACATATGCCCGAATTGCCCCCGGTGCGGTTGTTCTAACACCAAGTTTTGTTACTATAACAACTACAGTTTGACACAGCCTAGGTACTTCTGCAAGGGCTGTAGGAGATACTGGACCAAAGGCGGTTCCCTCCGGAACGTCCCCGTCGGAGGCGGGTGCCGGAAGAACAGAAGAGGGTCAAGGTCGTTAAGGCTATCCACCAACACCACCACGGCTACCGGGAGTAATAATGTGAATAGTGGCACAATTGGGCATAATTCATATGGAATTAGTAGTTCATTGGATCCAGATTCTACTAGCTCCGGAGAGTCCAATCAGGATGCGCCACCACGTATTGATCTCGCAGTCGTTTATGCAAACTTCTTGAATCAGAAGCCAGTTTCCAGGAGTTCAGGATCTGATCAGTTGCCAGAATTTCCTGGGGAATTAAACCCGGGTTTAGATTTTTCAAGCTGCATAGCAAACATGAACATCAATGCAGGCTCAGGCTCAAGTATTCAGTTGGTGGAAGAAAATGGTCTTAATGGATCAATAGGATGTCACAGTACTCTATCTGAAAATTGTGGGACCATCAATGACCACATGTACTTTGGTGGGTTAGACCCATTAATCGATCATCATCAGAAGCATCAAGATCATAGCAGTGATCTAGTACAATATGCAAGTAGTACTCATGAATCAACTGATCATTTTGGGTTGCCACCATTGCCAGACCAAGAAGTATTGTGGTCTAGTTCTCACGATCAAATGATGGCTAGTCCTATCATGCAACCTACCCCTGTGCTCGGATCAGAGGCTCATGATCCAAACCTGTTAAATTGGAGCCCCTTATTCGATTTACCATGTAATGGAACTTTCTCCAGGACATGA